In the genome of Bremerella sp. P1, the window TCAGAAGACGCTGTTCGTCCTCGATCTGGCTATCCCCCGCGACTTCGACTCGAAGATCGGCGACTGCGTAGGGGTCTACCTATTCTCGATCGACGACCTGCAGAAAGCGTGCGAGAAGAACCGCAAGGCCCGCGAGCTGGAATGGCCAAAGGCCGAGAAGATCGTTGAAAAAGAAACGGCCAAGTTCATGGCCGACCTGCACCACCGCGCGACCGGCCCGACGATCAAACGCCTGAAGCAAGCCGCCGACGAACTGAAGCAGGACGAACTGAAGCGGCTGATGAACAAGATGGACGATCTCGATCCGAAGCTGCAAAAAGAGATCGAACGCTCCTTCGATCGCCTGGTGAACAAGCTGCTACACCCACCGCTGGAATCGCTTCGCGATGACATCGAAAGCGGCGCCCAAGGTGGGCTGCTGGATGCCCTGAAGCGGTTGTTCCGTCTGTACGATTAGACAAAGCGGGCAATCGCGGTCATGAATCCCAGCACCATGGCAAGGTAGGCGATCGCACCCAGCAAGTTTCTTAAGGTCATCACGGGTGGAATCTCGCGTGGACCTTCCTCTCCGTAAGCATTCCAAAGTCGGTCAAACCAAACGTAGTTCATCTTTATCATGACTATGAACAATATTGCGGTCGCAGGCAGGTAGACGAGCGAAGTGTAGAAGAGAACTTGTTCAACTACGCGAAATCTTTGCATGGATCCAGGAAAAGTTATTGCGGCCAAGAAGAGGTATGCGTGCATTATGGCTGCGGCTCCCAGTAAATAAATTGCACGCTTTGTTGCCCGGGGCGACTTGAAGAAGGTTGCTTCAAACTGAACGCTAATCAGGAAGAGATATCCAATCAAGAGAGCAAAAGGAAATAGGGGAAAGTCAAAAAGGTGCCACAAGATTGCATGGAGGATCAATGCGATGGGCGGCACGCACGCGACCATCATGATTAGCACAATGGCCTGAAGCCAGGCAGGTATCTTCAATTCAGATGAGTCAGTCACGGCGGTGTCTGCAGCGGACCAGGGGTGATTAATTCGACTATCGTACCAAGAAACAAAAGCGGGCCGAACAAGTTCGGCCCGCCTTCGGGGTCACGGAGGAGAAACGGAATTGGATGGGTGGCGGCAATATCATGTCCCCTCTCCACCGTCCTCGGGGGAGAGGGATAGGGTGTGGGGGCGTCGCGTTTGTTTGAAGAGATTGCTTAGCTTGAGTTCTGGACAGACCTGGAAATTCGACGGGCGACTTTGTGCGATCTTTGCTCGATAAACCCTCACCCTAACCCTCTCCCTGCGAGGGAGAGGGGACCAGATCTGTTTAGTTCAACATCGCGTTGGCGGGCTTCTCGTCCGAGACGAAGAAGTCGGCGAATTCCGAGCCTTCGCCGGCGGTGCCTTCCATGTCGTATTCGTCGGAGATCAAGCTGCCGATGTAGGCTTGCAGCGTACGCGAGGCCGCTTCGTCGGCGTGATGCGTCGCGACTTCGCTGGCGAAGTTGACCAGGTCGTACACGCGGCACTTGGCTGGTAACACGCGGAGACGCTTCTCGCTTAACGCATCCAGGTTGGTGAGCCCGTACATCTGATTCATGCGGCCGGTCAAGCGGTGGAAGTCGGTCAACACGTTGGGGCGATCGAACGACTTCGAGCGGTCCCAGCGGAACAGCAGCTTGTACAGCTTGTTGCATTCGTTGAGCGAAGCCCACGAGGTTTGCGAGCTTTCAAACCGTTGCCGTAGTCCGGCGTACCCTTCACCGTTGTCGTAGCTTTCCAGAGCCCGCGAGATGCAGTGCCCGATGTCCTTGCCCAGGCTGATGTCGCTGCGGAACGCCCGGCTGTAGCCGATCGCTCCGTTGCTGCACAGCATCCGCAGAAACGAAAGGTAGATCTTCGGTTGGCTGAAACCATCGATCGGGGTCTCCATCACGAAGCGATGCTTGAAGCGGTCGCCGCCGATTTCAAAGTCGCAGTCGCCGCTGCGAGGACGATGCGTGCTGGTGATGACCCCTTCGGTGTACTTGATGTCTTTCCCGTCGTACTGGTCGAGCAAGCCGCGAACTTCCTCGTGCGTAATCACGGGGCGTTTCGGATTGCTGACCGAAAGCAGTCGCGGCCCTTTCGCACCGCCCCGTTCCAGGCAGAAGCGAACCGAATCGTTGGGGGCCTTCTCCGAGATCCGCTGAAAGACTTCGCCATGATCGAAGTAGCGGAAGACGCTTTCCGAGAAGCCGAACCGCATGAACATCGACTTCCAGAATCGCTTCGTCGGCCGAAGCTTCTCGCCGTGCAGTTCGATGCCGGTCACGTTCACGCGGCCTGACTTCAGGTCTCGCTCGGCCTCGACACGAAAATCAGAAACGCGAGCATGTCCGTATTCAAAATTCCATCGCATGGTTCAGGGCTCCGGATGAGTTTTGACCTGGTTCTTGGGTCAGTGTGAAGTTTTCAGTGTTCAGTTTTCAGTAGAGAGGGATTTGCTTTCAGCAACA includes:
- a CDS encoding DUF932 domain-containing protein — protein: MRWNFEYGHARVSDFRVEAERDLKSGRVNVTGIELHGEKLRPTKRFWKSMFMRFGFSESVFRYFDHGEVFQRISEKAPNDSVRFCLERGGAKGPRLLSVSNPKRPVITHEEVRGLLDQYDGKDIKYTEGVITSTHRPRSGDCDFEIGGDRFKHRFVMETPIDGFSQPKIYLSFLRMLCSNGAIGYSRAFRSDISLGKDIGHCISRALESYDNGEGYAGLRQRFESSQTSWASLNECNKLYKLLFRWDRSKSFDRPNVLTDFHRLTGRMNQMYGLTNLDALSEKRLRVLPAKCRVYDLVNFASEVATHHADEAASRTLQAYIGSLISDEYDMEGTAGEGSEFADFFVSDEKPANAMLN